One Setaria viridis chromosome 7, Setaria_viridis_v4.0, whole genome shotgun sequence genomic region harbors:
- the LOC117864243 gene encoding uncharacterized protein, with protein sequence MSALVDLLMGIFRQQTLGGAALELAALAAPLWVAALVGLLVGWAWRPRWAGVVVGDNAAQQAAQLPALPPPPARATAGASRLEAAAVVPRNAVAHVAPEEEQLAVNTGDLMHLWRLVEEKDGGPSWIHMMDHTLPTMRYQAWRRDPPNGPPQYRSSTIFEDASPEVVRDFFWDDEFRIKNSWDDMLLQHETLEECKKTGTMVVRWVRKFPFFCSDREYIIGRRIWASGKTFYCVTKGVPRPSVPRQNKPRRVDLYYSSWCIRPVESRNGDGAMTACEVLLFHHEDMGIPWEIAKLGVRQGMWGCVKRIEPGLRAYQIARTAGEPISKCAAMAHVTTKFNADQLDTEDNTMASSSNNNTEVEKPKHWANNIPKALMVGGAVALACTFDRGLLTKAVIFGTARRFAGPGRR encoded by the exons ATGTCGGCGCTCGTCGATCTGCTGATGGGGATCTTCCGCCAGCAGaccctcggcggcgccgccctggAGCTTGCCGCGCTGGCGGCTCCGCTCTGGGTCGCCGCGCTCGTCGGCCTGCTCGTCGGATGGGCGTGGCGCCCGAGGTGGGCGGGGGTCGTCGTCGGCGACAACGCCGCCCAGCAGGCGGCGCAGCTTCCCGCTCTGCCTcccccgccggcgcgcgccaCCGCAGGGGCCTCTCGCCTCGAGGCAGCCGCGGTTGTACCAAG AAACGCGGTGGCTCATGTGGCGCCGGAGGAAGAGCAACTGGCAGTGAACACCGGTGACTTGATGCACCTCTGGCGGCTCGTCGAGGAGAAGGATGGTGGCCCGTCGTGGATTCACATGATGGACCACACTCTGCCGACCATGAGATACCAGGCTTGGCGGAGAGACCCACCG AATGGTCCACCGCAGTACCGCAGTAGCACTATCTTTGAGGATGCCTCGCCAGAGGTTGTGAGGGATTTCTTCTGGGACGACGAGTTCCGGATTAAGAACAGCTGGGATGACATGCTTCTTCAGCACGAGACACTGGAGGAGTGCAAAAAGACTGGAACCATGGTTGTCCGCTGGGTCAGGAAG TTCCCATTCTTCTGCAGTGACAGGGAATACATCATCGGTCGCAGGATATGGGCATCTGGAAAGACGTTTTACTGTGTGACCAAG GGTGTGCCTCGTCCCTCTGTTCCAAGACAAAACAAACCTCGCCGCGTGGACTTGTACTACTCTAGCTGGTGCATCCGTCCAG TTGAATCAAGAAATGGTGATGGTGCGATGACTGCATGTGAGGTGCTCTTGTTCCATCATGAAGATATGGGGATTCCGTGGGAAATCGCAAAGCTCGGCGTCCGGCAGGGGATGTGGGGCTGCGTCAAAAGGATTGAGCCTGGCCTTCGGGCATACCAAATTGCAAGAACTGCCGGAGAGCCTATTTCAAAATGCGCTGCCATGGCACATGTCACCACCAAGTTTAATGCTGATCAGCTCGACACAGAAGACAATACCATGGCCAGTTCATCCAACAACAATACAGAGGTTGAGAAGCCAAAGCACTGGGCAAACAACATACCCAAGGCTCTCATGGTAGGTGGTGCCGTCGCCCTGGCTTGCACCTTTGACCGTGGATTATTAACCAAGGCTGTCATATTCGGCACAGCAAGAAGGTTTGCAGGGCCAGGAAGGCGGTAG